CATGAGAACCGGCCTTTGCTGCTGCTCACCATCACTTCGGGGCAGAGCCACAGCCAGATCACCCAGCTCAAAGAACAGCACCGCCAACTCACAGACCCCGCCAACTCCGGCAAACTAGACATCAGTACCATGCCGGCCGTGGTCTGGATGGGCTACAGCGTGCACGGCAACGAGCCCAGCGGCACCAACGCCTCTTTGCTGGCCATCTACCACTTGGCGGCGGCCCAGGGTCCTGAGATAGAGAAACTATTGAAAGAGACCATTGTTTTGATGGACCCCAGCATTAACCCAGACGGCATGCAGCGCTTCTCTACCTGGGTGAACGCCAACCGCGGCGAAAACCTGGTGTCTGACCCCAACAGCCGTGAGTTTTCTGAGACCTGGCCCGGTGGCCGCACCAACCATTACTGGTTTGACCTCAACCGCGACTGGCTCCCGCTGCAACACCCAGAGTCACGGGGAAGACTGGCCAAGTTCCATGAGTGGAAACCCAACCTGCTCACCGACCACCACGAGATGGGCACCAACGCCACCTTCTTCTTCCAACCGGGCATTCCCAGCCGTAACCACCCGCTCACGCCCGCCAATACCTTTAAACTGACGCAGAAAGTAGGCACGTTCCATGCCAAGGCACTGGACAAAATTGGCTCATTTTACTACACAGAAGAGAGCTATGATGATTTCTATTACGGCAAGGGTTCTACGTACCCAGACGTAAACGGCGCGGTGGGCATTCTCTTTGAGCAGGCCAGTTCCAGAGGGCACGCCCAGGAAAGCGCCAACGGCCTGCTCACGTTCCCGTTCACCATCAGAAACCAGTTCACCACCACCTTGTCAACCTTGGAGGCCGCCGTGAGCATGCGCCAGGAATTGCTGGAACACCAACGCACTTTCTACAAAGAAGCCGTCAAGGAAGCTGGGAAAGATGGCGTAAAAGCCATTGTGTTCGGGTCACCAGAAGATGCCATGCGCACGTTTCACCTGGCCGAAATCATGCACCAGCACCAGATTCAATTATATCGCCCTAAACAGAACCTTAAAGTGGGCAACATGACCTACACGCCAGAGAACGCCTATGTTGTGCCCCTGGAACAAGCACAGTACAAATTGATTCAGGCAATGTTTGAGAAGCGCACCAAGTTCCAGGACAGCCTTTTCTATGACATCTCGGCGTGGACCTTCCCGCTGGCCTTTGACCTGGACTACGCCCAACTCAAGAACACCCAGCTTTTAGGCAGCAAGGTTGAGCAAGTCACCAGACCAACCGGAACCGTCTCCGGAGGCCAAAGTACTTATGCCTACGCCTTGGAATGGACCGGGTATTACGCGCCCCGCGCCTTGCACAAACTGCAACAACTGGGCGTACAGACCCGCGTGGCCACCAACACGTTCTCTGGGCCGGAAGGCAAGCGTTTTGCACCGGGCACCATCTTAATTCCGGTGACAGGCCAAACGCTTTCGCCTGAATTGTTGTTTGCCAGATTGCAGACCATTGCCCAGGAAGACGGCGTTTCTATCTACAACATGGCCACCGGTTTGAGCGCGCAAGGCGTAAAACTGGGCAGCCCAACCTTACTGGCCCTGCAGACACCTAAAATTGCCATGTTGGTGGAAGGCGGCGTGAATTACCTGGATGCCGGTGAAATCTGGCATTTGCTGGACAATCGGTTTGACATGAAAGTGACCTTATTGACCCAGGACCGCTTTAACCGAACGTCTATCCAGAAATACAACACCTTGATCATGCCAGACGGCACCTTTAATGAACTCACCCCGGCGGCGCGCGAGAAACTGCGGGCCTGGGTGCAGGGCGGCGGCACCATTGTAGCCACCGGCATGGCCGTGAAATGGCTGGCAGACAACAAACTCGGGGATTTCAATTTCAAGGCGGAGGCCGCCGAGAAAAACCCCACCCGCCAACTACCTTACGCCGACCTGGAGAACAACCGCGGGGCGCAGGAAATTGGCGGGGCCATCTTTGAGACGCGCCTGGACATTACCCACCCGCTGGGTTTTGGCTACAGCAAGCCGCAGTTGAGCATTTTCAGGAACACCAATCTGTTTCTGGAACGTTCGGCTAACCCATATGCTAACCCGGTCATGTACACGGCCAATCCCTTACAGGCAGGCTATATCAGCAAGCAGAATTATGAGAAAATCAAGAGTTCGGCGGCCATTGGCGTATCAGCGTTGGGCAGCGGGCGCGTGATTGGCATTGTGGACAACCCTAACTTTAGGGCATTCTGGTACGGCACCAACAAACTGTTCCTGAACAGTATTTTCTTCGGGGGCATCATCAACCCCAATTCGGCCAGATAAGGAGGAGATATACGCTGATAGCATCGTTTTGGGGCTCATTTCTGGAAATGAGCCCCAAAACGATGCTATTATTTTCTTATCTTGCCACCATCTCGTTACCCGCCATTTCACCTTTTCTATGAGTGCATCATCTTACCAGCAGCTTTTAACCCACGTGTTCACCCCCGCAGACGCCGCGCTGCAGGACCAGCTTTTCCCGCTGTACCAAGACCTGGAAACCGCCCTGAAAGAGGCGCGCCCGGGCCGCCAAAGCCAGGAGAATGTCAGTTTCCGGTTTGAGCGCCTTCGGCTGGGCCTGGGCATCACGCTTATGCAGTTGCTCACAGATTTGGGCGGAGATGAAGACAGTGCCTTAGTGCGTGATTTGCTGGAGGAAGCCTTGGCGGCTACGTCGGTGGAGCAGATTGACAAAGTGATCCAGAAGAAAAGCCACCTCTTTGAGGAACTTTACACTGAGCTTTATGTAAACGCCGATGCCGAGCAGGTGCTTGCCCTGTTTGAGACTACCCTGCACGCCACCACCCAGCAGGAAACCGACCAGGTCATCACCCAAACCCTACAACTGGCCCAGGACCTGGAGTTCCACGCTGACGCCAGCGACGAGGAAGACAGCCCAGAGGCCTAACCCTGCCTTACTGCCCATGGAAATCACGCTCACTACCCCTGCCCTGCTATTTCCGGCGCTCTCCTTGTTGCTGCTAGCCTTTACCAATCGGTTTCTGGCTTTGGCCAAACTCATCAGAAGCCTTAAGAACGTGTACCAGTCCACACGCAATCACCTCATTATTGAGCAAATCCAGAACCTGCGCACCAGGCTTAACCTCATCAGAAACATGCAGGCTTTTGGCATTGCCAGCATGTTTTCTTGCGTGCTGTGCATGTTCATGCTGTACCAGGGCTGGCAGATGGCGGGCAAGGCTACCTTTGGGCTGGGCCTGGTTTTACTCATGATTTCCATGGTGCTCTCCTTGTGGGAAATTCAGATATCGGTGAAGGCTCTGGAGCTGGAGTTAAGTGATCTGGCGCAAGGCGAAGAGAACCCCCAGTAAAACAATTTCGAGGTGCAGTTGTATTACTATTGAAAGAATAAATATTAGCCTAGAGGTAATCTCCATCTTCGCATAGCGTATCTTTGCAGCGCTTTCCGTTTCCTGTTTTGGGGCTCATTTTCAGAAATGAGCCCCAAAACGGAGCGTAACAGACCGTAGAATTCCCCCATTCTAGTTTTCATAAGGCAGCGGCAGGCCCGGCCTTCCCTCCTGTATTACCGCTTACACATACATGGTTCCACAACACCCGCGGCAGCTTGCCATCTCAGATTTCACGTACACTCTCCCCACCGACCGCATTGCGCAGTTTCCTTTGGAAAACCGTGACCAGTCTAAACTGCTGCTCTACAAAAACAACCGCCTGGCAGACAACCAGTTCCGTGACTTGCCAGACGTGTTGCCGCCCCAGTCAATGCTGGTGTTCAATGACACGCGGGTGGTGCAGGCGCGGCTTAGGTTCCAGAAATCTACGGGTGGCCTGATTGAGCTTTTCTGCCTGGAACCCCTGGAACCCGCGCGCGAAGTGCAGCAAGCCATGCAGCAGACGTTTTCTGTGGTCTGGAAGTGTTTGGTGGGCAACAACAAGCGCTGGCGCGAGGGTCGTCTGGAGATGCCACTCGGGCCATTTCCGCAGGATGGTACCTTGTGGGCTGAACGCCTGGCCCCCGCCGAGGAAGGCTATGCCATTCATTTCACCTGGAGCCCGGGCCACTTGACCTTTGCCGAAATTCTGGAGAAAGCCGGTCTGTTGCCCCTACCGCCCTACATGAACCGTGATGCCGAAACCAGCGACCAGGAACGCTACCAAACCGTGTACGCCGCTGAGCGTGGCGCCGTAGCCGCCCCTACCGCGGGCCTGCATTTCACCCCGCAGATTCTGGAGAACCTGCAAGCCAAAGGCCACCAACTGGGATTTGTAACCCTGCACGTGGGCGCGGGCACGTTTAAGCCCGTGAAGGCCGAACTCATGGAATACCACTACATGCACGGCGAGCAACTGTCAGTGAGCCGCGACCGTGTCACGCAGCTTTTGCGGCATTTGGGCAAACCCGTGATTGCGGTGGGCACCACGTCCATGCGCACGCTGGAGAGCCTGTATTGGTTGGGAGCCGCGCTTTCTATGGGCCTTTTGCCCTTAGAAGACGAAGAACTGGTTTTGCCGCAGTGGGCCCCCTATGAAACCAAATCCAACCTGTCGGTGCAAGAGGCCCTGGAAGCCATTCTAACGTATTTAGACCATAGAAACCTGAGCCATTTGCAGGCCACCACCCGTATTCTCATTGCGCCTGGCTACACGTTCAAGCTGTGCACTGGTCTGGTCACCAATTTCCATCAGCCGCAGAGCACCTTGCTATTATTAGTGGCCGCCTTGATTGGCCCCAGTTGGCAGAAAGTGTACCGGCACGCGCTGGCCAACAACTACCGTTTCCTGAGTTACGGCGACAGTTCCTTGCTGCTGCCTTAAGGTTCCGTTTTCGGGCTCATTTTCAGAAATGAGCCCGAAAACGGAATTTTCCTTCGGATTAACCTTACTTGCATGACCCCAGAAAGTCACTTTACAGGCCAGTATTTCGCAACGCCAGACGCGCCGGCGCAGGACGTGCAGGTAACCTTACAACCCAACGGCCTGGCCCTGACTTTTCCGGGCAGCGCCCAACACCCCATCTTCTGGCTTGCCTCTGACATTCACCCACATGCTTACCGCAAAGGTGACCTGACCATCTTCACTTACGGGCCAGAGCCCCTGCAGCGCCTGGAAGTCATCTCCCCCACTTTTGCCGATGCTGCCCGGAAAAAATACCCTTCGGCGGTTTTCCACCAGAACGCCTTGTCAGCGGCCCAACCCAAACGCTCTGCGCTGTATCTGTTGGTGTTACTAGTTGTGGGTGGCTTGTTGGCGGCGTATTTTCTGGTACTCCCGGCCTTGTCTGGTGTGCTCGTGCAGTTGTTGCCGCCCTCGGCGGAGGTGGCCCTTGGCCAGAAGCTGTACGAGCAAATGGTGCCAGCCTCCAAAATTGACTCCGCGCGCAGCCTGCCGGCCAATCAGTTTCTGCGCGCCCTGGCTATAGAAGCAGATTATCCGTTGCAGGTAACGGTGGTCAAGGATGAAAAAGTAAACGCGTTTGCGCTGCCCGGGGGCCACATGGTGATTTACACCGGCCTGCTTGATTCTTTGCAAACCCCCGAAGAATTTGCCGCCTTGCTGGGCCATGAATTCGCGCATGCGCAAAACCGGCATTCCTTGAAGAGCCTGGCCCGAAATTTCTCTACCTACCTGCTGGTTTCCTTAGTGTTCAGTGATGTGACTGGGTTGGCGGCGGTCTTGCTGGAAAATGCTGACAAACTGGAGTCGCTTTCTTACAGCCGCGCCCTGGAAGAAGAGGCAGACACGCAGGCCTATATTCTGCTGAAAGAAAAAGCGCTGAACCCCCAAGGCTTGCAACGCCTGTTTGAACGCCTGCAAAAGGCCCAACCCACCGGCACTGACCTCACACCGCCCCTGCTGCAAACCCACCCGCTCACAGCAGAGAGACTTCAGCATTTACAGGAATTGCGGCGCAAGCATCCGTACCCCTTCAGGAAAAACCCAGGCTTGCAAAAAGTCTGGGGCCAACTTCAGCACCAAAATTCAGACGTCAACACTCATCAATAGCTTACAGGCCGCAGCGCAAACCAACTCCCGTTTTCGGGCTCATTTCCGTAAATGAGCCCGAAAACGGGAGTTTCTTTTTATGCTGACCGAAAAGTATGGGCATAAAAAAAGGGAGAAGGCATTGGCCCGCTCCCTTTCTGTTACAATGCTGTTCTGAGACTAGTACCCGGGGTTTTTCACCAGGTTAGGGTTGGTCTCAATCTGCTGCAGCGGTATTGGCCACAGGTTCCGGAAACTGTTGTCTGGTGTTGTGCCGTTGGCTGGGCAGAAGTTCAAGACGGTGCAGGTGAGTCCATAACGCTTCAAGTCCATGAAACGGTGGCCTTCAAACGCGAACTCCAGACGGCGCTGAGCCAAAATTTCTGTCAATGCAGCGGCGTTGGTAGCCAACGTAACCGGGTCTAAATTGGCACGCTCTCTGATGATATTGATATCTTCCTCCACGCTGGCGGCTGGGGCTGCGGAGGCCGCTCCCTGGCGGGCAACCGCCTCTGCTCTGATCAAATACATCTCTGCCAATCTAATCACGGGCACGTTGTCGCCGTTGTTGATCACGTCATTGTACTTTCTCACTTTTCTGCGGTTAGCACCAGCGTCAAAGAAAGCGGTGGACTCCAGGCGGGTATCGCCCAGGGCCTCAGATGCTGTAAGGGCATTGAAAAGGCCGGCGCTCACGTTGAACCGCTGACCCAACGTACCCGGTGCGGCAGAAGACGAAGCCAGGGCGTTTTGGTCATCACGGGAGTAAGCCAGTTCAAAAATAACTTCAGGCGTGCTGGCATTCTGGGTGTTGCCGGTGCTGGAGAAGATATCTCTGAAATTATTGGCCAGGCCATAAGGCCCATTGGTGATGACATGGTTGGCGCGGTCCTGGGCCAGGGCCCATTTCCCTTGCTGCAAGTACACGCGGGCTAACAAGGCCGAGGCTGCCATGTCTGAGGCATAGTACGGGCTTGAGCTGTTGCTGGTACCTTCCAAACCAAGTTCGGCGTCTTTCAGGTCTTGCTCTATAAAAGCGTACACTTGCTCCTGGGTACTTCTGGCTTGGTTTTGAACTTCACCGGGGTTAGTAGGGATTTTAGTCACTAACGGTACACCGCCAAACACTTTCACCAGGTCAAAATATGCCAACCCGCGCAGGAACTTGGCCTCACCAATAAGGCTGGCTTTCTGGTCTGCGGGAATGTTCAAAGCCTCCACTGACTGAATTACCCAGTTGGCCCGCCCAATGGCGTTGTAAATGCTGGACCAGGTGTTGGCAATCTGCAGGTTACTTGGGTTGATTACTCTGTTGGCAATCTCACGGTGCGTGGTGAACGTGCCGTTGAACACCATGTTGTCGGCGTACAGGTCCTGGTAAAACAGGTAAGACAAGCCATAGTAATCACTTGACTGGAAGGCACTGTAAATACCCAGGATACCTCTCTGCGCAGAGGCGGCGTCTGTGATGGCCTCTTCCATGGCTACGCCATTGGCCGGATCAACATCTAGGATATCATCACAGCTGGCTGAGAAAAGACCCAGACCGGCTGCCATGCAAAGTATATATATCTTCTTTTTCATACTGCTAATTATAAACCAATGTTAATACCAAATGTGATGGTTCTTGCTTGCGGGAACGTGTAGAAATCAACACCCAGCGTGGTGTTAGAGGTTCCTGCGAAGTTTACTTCAGGGTCAAAACCAGGGTAGTCTGTGAACGTCACCAGGTTTTGCGCCTGCACGTAAATACGCGCCGTGCGCAGCTTGGCTTTAGACACCAACGTAGATGGCAAGCTGTACCCCAGCATCAGGTTTTTAAGACGGGCGTAAGAACCGTCATACACAAATCTGTCTTGGTTGCTGCGGTTGTTGTTGTTGATGTCATCTACCGTAGCTCTTGGCACATCTGTTACATCGCCTTCTTTTCTCCAACGGTTCAACACGTTTTTGGTCATGTTGTCATCCAAGAAGTCAGCACCTAAGTGTTGCTGGTACTGCATAGCCGGGCTGGCAATGTCATTGCCTACAGAGAACTGCAGGAAAGCGGTCAGGTCAAAGCCTTTGTAAGAGAACGTGTTGGTGAAACCACCCACAAAGTCAGGCTGCGCGTTCCCAATAATGGTCAAATCAGCGTCTGTGATGATGCCGTCACCGTTAATGTCTCTGAAGTTCACATCACCAGCTTGGGTGTCTGGCAAGCCGTCACCGTTTCTGTCCATGGCCTTAGCGGCTGGCACATCTGCGTTGCTGGCATAGATACCGTCTGTTTTGAAACCGTAGAACGTACCAATAGGCTGTCCTTCACGCAATACCAGAGAGTTACCGCCAAAACCGTAGAAAATATCCTGGTTATTGTATAGTTCGGTTACCTTGTTGCGGTTGAAGGAGATGTTGAGGTCAGTGGTCCAGGTGAAGCCTCTGGTCTCTGAAGTGAAGTTCAAGGTGTTCAAAGCAAATTCAAAGCCTTTGTTCTCTACGCTTCCAATGTTAGAGAAGTATGATCTGAATCCACTCTGCGTAGGCAGCGGGCGCGCGAACAACAGGTCATTGGTGTTCTTGATATAATAGTCAGCAGACAGGTTGATGCGGTTGTTCAGGAACCCTACATCTACCCCAGCGTTGAACTGCGTGGTTTCTTCCCACTTAAGGTCTTCAAAGCCTAGCTGCGTGAACGCCAAACCAGATCTGTCAGCATAAGGAGAGGCCGTCACCAAATTCAGGTAGGCAAAATCCCCAATCTCCTGGTTACCCGTAATACCGTAGCTGGCGCGCAGTTTCAATTCACTCAAGGCACCAATCTCCGGCATGAATTCTTCTTCCATCACGCGCCATCCGGCCGAAACAGAGGGGAAGAAACCAAATCTGTACTCAGACCCAAAGCGGCTGGAACCGTCTGTTCTGAAGTTCACACCCAACAGGTATTTGTCAGCTACGTTCAAGTTGGCTCTACCAAAAACAGAAAGCAACGAAGTAGGAACCGGCAAGTTGGTACCGCCGTTCACGCGGGAAGAGCTGGTCAGGTAACGGAATTTCTCACCCGGGAAACCTGCCCCGCTGATAGAGGTGATGTCACGGTCGTTTTTCTCATTAGACGTACCTACCAACACATTCAGGTTGCTTTTGGTACCCAAGTCAAAACGGTAATCTAAGGTAGCCTCCAACAGACGCTTGGTCACGGTGGTAGAAGACTTAGAAGCAGATCCTTCATCAGACTCAGCGGCGCTGCCTGGGTAGTTGGTAGCCGTGTAGGTACGCTCGGCCAGGTTCAGCACGTCTACCCCTGCGCGTACGTTCAGGTTCATTTTAGGCATGATCTTGTAAGTAGCGGTAATGTTACCCAAGGCACGCAAGTTAGAGCTCACACCGTCATTCTCGCGGCCTTCGGCCACGGCGTTGGTGTAGTAATAGTTAGGCTGCGTGTATGACCCATCTGAGTAATATACTGGCCAGATAGGCGAAGAAGCCAAGGAGTTGGCAAACGGACCTACCACGGTGTTATCACTTACAATACGGTCATTGTCGGCGCGGCTCAACTGTAAACCAGCACTGAAAGACAGTTTATCATTGAAGTTGTGGTCCAGGTTCAAACGACCTGAATAACGCTGGTAGCGGCTACCAATCACAATACCCTCCTGGTCAAAATAGTTACCGGAGATGTAGTATCTGGTTTTGGCATCGCCGCCGCTCACAGACAGTTCATAGCTGCTGATAGGAGCATCTCTGCGGGTTACCTGCTTGATCCAGTCGGTGTCTGTGGGCTCAAAATCAACCCCACCGTAGTACCAGTCCAACCAATCATCAAAGGTGGCGTCTGGAGC
This region of Rufibacter sp. LB8 genomic DNA includes:
- a CDS encoding DUF2721 domain-containing protein, with the translated sequence MEITLTTPALLFPALSLLLLAFTNRFLALAKLIRSLKNVYQSTRNHLIIEQIQNLRTRLNLIRNMQAFGIASMFSCVLCMFMLYQGWQMAGKATFGLGLVLLMISMVLSLWEIQISVKALELELSDLAQGEENPQ
- a CDS encoding S-adenosylmethionine:tRNA ribosyltransferase-isomerase, translated to MVPQHPRQLAISDFTYTLPTDRIAQFPLENRDQSKLLLYKNNRLADNQFRDLPDVLPPQSMLVFNDTRVVQARLRFQKSTGGLIELFCLEPLEPAREVQQAMQQTFSVVWKCLVGNNKRWREGRLEMPLGPFPQDGTLWAERLAPAEEGYAIHFTWSPGHLTFAEILEKAGLLPLPPYMNRDAETSDQERYQTVYAAERGAVAAPTAGLHFTPQILENLQAKGHQLGFVTLHVGAGTFKPVKAELMEYHYMHGEQLSVSRDRVTQLLRHLGKPVIAVGTTSMRTLESLYWLGAALSMGLLPLEDEELVLPQWAPYETKSNLSVQEALEAILTYLDHRNLSHLQATTRILIAPGYTFKLCTGLVTNFHQPQSTLLLLVAALIGPSWQKVYRHALANNYRFLSYGDSSLLLP
- a CDS encoding M14 family metallopeptidase, whose translation is MRKLSFVCAFVFWCLALPASAQTNLSYYLPGGVTYDAKIPTPKQVLGYEVGEWHVTHDQLVHYMRTVDAASDRITLQEYGRTHENRPLLLLTITSGQSHSQITQLKEQHRQLTDPANSGKLDISTMPAVVWMGYSVHGNEPSGTNASLLAIYHLAAAQGPEIEKLLKETIVLMDPSINPDGMQRFSTWVNANRGENLVSDPNSREFSETWPGGRTNHYWFDLNRDWLPLQHPESRGRLAKFHEWKPNLLTDHHEMGTNATFFFQPGIPSRNHPLTPANTFKLTQKVGTFHAKALDKIGSFYYTEESYDDFYYGKGSTYPDVNGAVGILFEQASSRGHAQESANGLLTFPFTIRNQFTTTLSTLEAAVSMRQELLEHQRTFYKEAVKEAGKDGVKAIVFGSPEDAMRTFHLAEIMHQHQIQLYRPKQNLKVGNMTYTPENAYVVPLEQAQYKLIQAMFEKRTKFQDSLFYDISAWTFPLAFDLDYAQLKNTQLLGSKVEQVTRPTGTVSGGQSTYAYALEWTGYYAPRALHKLQQLGVQTRVATNTFSGPEGKRFAPGTILIPVTGQTLSPELLFARLQTIAQEDGVSIYNMATGLSAQGVKLGSPTLLALQTPKIAMLVEGGVNYLDAGEIWHLLDNRFDMKVTLLTQDRFNRTSIQKYNTLIMPDGTFNELTPAAREKLRAWVQGGGTIVATGMAVKWLADNKLGDFNFKAEAAEKNPTRQLPYADLENNRGAQEIGGAIFETRLDITHPLGFGYSKPQLSIFRNTNLFLERSANPYANPVMYTANPLQAGYISKQNYEKIKSSAAIGVSALGSGRVIGIVDNPNFRAFWYGTNKLFLNSIFFGGIINPNSAR
- a CDS encoding RagB/SusD family nutrient uptake outer membrane protein encodes the protein MKKKIYILCMAAGLGLFSASCDDILDVDPANGVAMEEAITDAASAQRGILGIYSAFQSSDYYGLSYLFYQDLYADNMVFNGTFTTHREIANRVINPSNLQIANTWSSIYNAIGRANWVIQSVEALNIPADQKASLIGEAKFLRGLAYFDLVKVFGGVPLVTKIPTNPGEVQNQARSTQEQVYAFIEQDLKDAELGLEGTSNSSSPYYASDMAASALLARVYLQQGKWALAQDRANHVITNGPYGLANNFRDIFSSTGNTQNASTPEVIFELAYSRDDQNALASSSAAPGTLGQRFNVSAGLFNALTASEALGDTRLESTAFFDAGANRRKVRKYNDVINNGDNVPVIRLAEMYLIRAEAVARQGAASAAPAASVEEDINIIRERANLDPVTLATNAAALTEILAQRRLEFAFEGHRFMDLKRYGLTCTVLNFCPANGTTPDNSFRNLWPIPLQQIETNPNLVKNPGY
- a CDS encoding M48 family metallopeptidase; amino-acid sequence: MTPESHFTGQYFATPDAPAQDVQVTLQPNGLALTFPGSAQHPIFWLASDIHPHAYRKGDLTIFTYGPEPLQRLEVISPTFADAARKKYPSAVFHQNALSAAQPKRSALYLLVLLVVGGLLAAYFLVLPALSGVLVQLLPPSAEVALGQKLYEQMVPASKIDSARSLPANQFLRALAIEADYPLQVTVVKDEKVNAFALPGGHMVIYTGLLDSLQTPEEFAALLGHEFAHAQNRHSLKSLARNFSTYLLVSLVFSDVTGLAAVLLENADKLESLSYSRALEEEADTQAYILLKEKALNPQGLQRLFERLQKAQPTGTDLTPPLLQTHPLTAERLQHLQELRRKHPYPFRKNPGLQKVWGQLQHQNSDVNTHQ
- a CDS encoding TonB-dependent receptor, which encodes MKKVLLLFSMLLSVLSFSAMAQSRTVSGRVISSTDSSPLPGVSVVVKGTTVGASTDVNGRYEVSVNGNQTLVFSYLGFNNQEVAVGTRTTVDVTLQEAARTIGEVVVVGYGTQDRRELTGATAQVTAASIQDLPVVGVDQAMQGRAAGVQISQNSGTPGGGVSVRIRGASSISASNQPLYVVDGVPLTTGDYSQVDYGGQGVNALSDLNPSDIESIDILKDASAAAIYGSRAANGVVLITTKRGKANRTSINLNVYGGVQNVWKQPSFLNANEYKEVILEAYVNDQYLAPDATFDDWLDWYYGGVDFEPTDTDWIKQVTRRDAPISSYELSVSGGDAKTRYYISGNYFDQEGIVIGSRYQRYSGRLNLDHNFNDKLSFSAGLQLSRADNDRIVSDNTVVGPFANSLASSPIWPVYYSDGSYTQPNYYYTNAVAEGRENDGVSSNLRALGNITATYKIMPKMNLNVRAGVDVLNLAERTYTATNYPGSAAESDEGSASKSSTTVTKRLLEATLDYRFDLGTKSNLNVLVGTSNEKNDRDITSISGAGFPGEKFRYLTSSSRVNGGTNLPVPTSLLSVFGRANLNVADKYLLGVNFRTDGSSRFGSEYRFGFFPSVSAGWRVMEEEFMPEIGALSELKLRASYGITGNQEIGDFAYLNLVTASPYADRSGLAFTQLGFEDLKWEETTQFNAGVDVGFLNNRINLSADYYIKNTNDLLFARPLPTQSGFRSYFSNIGSVENKGFEFALNTLNFTSETRGFTWTTDLNISFNRNKVTELYNNQDIFYGFGGNSLVLREGQPIGTFYGFKTDGIYASNADVPAAKAMDRNGDGLPDTQAGDVNFRDINGDGIITDADLTIIGNAQPDFVGGFTNTFSYKGFDLTAFLQFSVGNDIASPAMQYQQHLGADFLDDNMTKNVLNRWRKEGDVTDVPRATVDDINNNNRSNQDRFVYDGSYARLKNLMLGYSLPSTLVSKAKLRTARIYVQAQNLVTFTDYPGFDPEVNFAGTSNTTLGVDFYTFPQARTITFGINIGL